The genomic stretch CACAGGAAGGGCTTCTTGCTTCCTCACACACTGGTCTGACAGTTGAGGATTTGACTCACAGTGTATCCTGTTGTGCCATCTTGTAGTTGAGCCTTTCCAAAACATACaagtattttgacttgtgggccgcattgtggtaacaaaattgtccaggggggccagaacatatatttaacacacacacaatatttgaTGTACCATaaagaacatatatttaacacacacacactattttgtGCTAATAATTTCCCTTGAATTATTTGCctaattgtatctgtaaaaatgttatactatcagtatgttctcatgtcccttttttaagGAGCACTTTaagcatcagaccacatcaaactatgtcatttaattttacagttttgttgctttttgttttacTAAATGGcggcacagtggacgagtggttagcgcacagacctaacagctaggagaccagggttcaattccaccctcggccatctctgtgtggagtttgcatgttctccccgtgcatgcgtgggttttctccgggtactccggtttccttccacattccaaaaacatgctaggttaattggagactccaaattatccataggtatgaatgtgagtgtgaatggttgtttggctatatgtgctctgtgattggctggcgaccagccaatcgaatgaatgttttactaaataagacatccgacttgcgagtcatgttgccagtttgtatgttaaaagttgttagaaagcaactggcgggctggattcaaacgcttggagggccgcatgtggccccgggctgtagtttgcccacctctgcagTAGGCTCAGGAACCAAAAATTGTCCTGCTTGAGTGAAATGCTAAAACTCTATTTTATTGATCGTTCAGACGCAGGCACACATTTGTCTTGGTAAGGAGATTTTTGATTGATGTTTGTTGTCGTctttgtcattcattttcagtttCAACAGAAGGTGGTAgatatatttattctaaactttatTGACTCAACTATAATACTTTTTTAAGCTTTTCTTTCACTTTACAAATGTATTGAATTAATGTTAAACACAGCAAAAGAAACAAATTAGCAGTAACTGCTGAGATATGGACTtggatttgcttcttcctgctcttttttggacattttgcaGAATAGGAATACACTTTTCCCTCGCCACGTCATAGTTAGAATTTTGTGGCTTGAATAAATCCTTGCTTGAatttggcctattattagtcaaaacatatgcataatTAAACAAACGTTACATGTTTTTGCCAAAATGATGCTAAAtgaatcaaaatacaaatagaaggcaTTCTAAAGACGCATTCAAAAACACTGATGTAGTATTCAACACtgctcactaggtgtcagcagtGTTACTGGAATGTATGGGGAGGGCCTGCCAGTTTGTGTCTCTTGTGTGTAAAGGATCTAATAAAAGCCAGCAAAgctcaaactcaactctgaaccccccatgtcacttcctgtccgcctccCTTTCAGGTCCCATAAGGAACACACCGCTTATCGCTTATTTAGTGGTCTCgctgtttttgtgtttcttgtCAGTGATGTTATATTTTGACGCCCTGTTCTCAGTTGTTTATCTTTTTTGCCTCATTTCCCACCCACATTTTCTATAAGTGTCAAAAGTGACCCTGGCCTGTTTGCCCCACGTGCTGTGTGAACAAGACAgccggaggaggaagagggagaACAGGAGGAGTGGCGATGATGAGGTTAGACGGAAGAGGCCATGTCACCCTGCCCACTTCACAGTGGATGAAAAATGGTGCAAGGACAGAGATGATGACGGCAACCCTACATCAGAGCCCAGAAGTGTTGaggacacgcacacacgttGGTACATGTGTGAAACACAAGGAAATGTGGCACAATTACAAAGGAACAACTCACACTCAGGTACTGATGTTTATGTATTACCCTTGAAGTAATATTAATCATTTACAAATCCATTATGTCTAAATAATGTCCATTTTAATTTGTGTTAAATgtgatatttcttttaaacaaaaacacGGCAACATTTTGTCtaattgaaattattattattaatatatattaattatataatatataatattattaaaacgaTTTAACATTAAGAAGTTATGTCTAAATAATGTTTCattcagtggttcccaaactttttacagattttttgtatttttactatGCAGTAACTACAgtattccctcgtttatcgcaagGATAGGTACCcaaaataggtgaaatccgcaAAGTAGCCAGCTTAatttaataacaattattatatatatttttcgcAGATGGGCATTAACATTTTCTCCCACACTCTAAAATTCCAATTTTGTTcgaattttaatgatcaatatACTGGATTGGCCATATTCACGGCTTTGACAGTCGTTCCTCTTGGCTTTTTTgcctgtagcatttttgtatccttgttaaaacatattcctCCTATTGTCATCCTCCTACTCCTACAACTTGAACTGGATATTCATTTAGCTGGTTGGCGGCTTCTTCTATTCTTTATTGGCAGTGAGCAAGCTGCTCAGCAGTAAGGTAGTTTGCTATCGATGGCACaaagattgattgacaatggtcttcagccaatcaggacaTAGAACACAATGGACGTGGGTGTCTCCTTGCCAGTAAGGACTGTTGTGGTCTATATTTTGCCGGGTATTGTTAGCTCTGGGTTTCATAGGCACCTAAACGCACAGAAGAGTGTAGCTACACACATCTtcaacatatacagtacaatgtaGATTGtgctaatacaccacaaggtaACAGAATACAATGTGCTGTCATATAATGTTAACAAACAGCATGCAGAGAATCAGCCATTGCTATTATAAAGAGTTGCTTCCTCTCCAAAGTCCTACTTTCCCATCCTAGCATCCATTATAACGTGTCTTTCTTTCCAGCCATTTTCATTGAGATGTCGGTGGAGCTTCAACTAGGAGACACCAAGTTCCTGAATCTCACCTTATATGGTCACAGCAATACCACCGAATTACACCTTCACTCACCTGAGGATGACGAGTTGGAAAGGAGGGATGGTGAAGGTCACAGAGTGGCATCATATTGCTGTCCGCCCGTCCCGACGACTTCTGCGATGTCCAGTCACATCACGTGTTTCCTTAGGCTATCCAATCACACCATTTCCATTACAAGAGCCAAGGAGACATTTCCAGAAGGTTTGTGGGGGAATGCAATTTAAAACCAGCCAAAACGTTAGATTGGGGTCATACAAGATTGTACCTATTACAGCTCAAtcttgttatgtgtgtgtggtccaGATGAGTGGGGTGGTGTGTTCAGGGTCCTCTGGTTGGTTCTGCTGTGTGTGATGCTGCTGACTTTGACCTCAGCTTTCCTCAGATATATAAACCGAAGAGGTAGTAAGACTGCGGTAGtaagacacatatacacatttatattaaGTTCAATGCAAACAAAAGCAAATCTGAATTTACCTGAAAGTGTTTTCCTCTCTGTCAGAGAAGTCCAAGGTTCGTCCACTTGGTTACGGCTTCAATGGGCGGCAGATGAAAGGTAAGTATACTGTTTACCAAATATCTGAGTCAAGTACATTCTCAACTACTACTTCCCCACTTTTGATTAGATGGGCAAAAAGATACTGAGATCAACATTCTAAACGGTAGATTCCATCACATTTTATGTTGTTTCATCTACGTGAGATGACTTTGATTATTAATTCCAATGTTTATAGGGAGAAATCTTCATTCTTACGAGTCTTGCCCAATGAGGTCAGGTCAGTGGAAAAGAATATATACACAATTTGACAGTGAAATTGTGTTCACGGGTATTTTTTCATGACTGACAGGACTATCGACTATTGAAGAGGTTCAAGCTGATGGTAGGAAATCAGAGGAACATGTTTTCCGAATCTTAGTTTCATGAAAGTTTTACAGTCTTCTTGTCATTCTCATTTTCAGAGGATGTGGTGGAAAGCGTACCAAATGGAAATGTGGACCAATATGGAACTGGTAAACCAACAGCAACACAGTTGCATATACTACAAAATGATGGTCcttaagtttttaaaaagtacacatAGCTGAGAATGACTTCATTGTGTCTAAATTATTTTGTTGTacctttaaattattataatttacttTTCTTTCCTGTTTAATTTGTGCAAGAATATTGCTCAacagtgataaaaaaataattatgtacTGTATGGTAGCCATTTCATGTTGCTAACACTAATTTCTATTGTGCAcataaagtaaaatatacataaaaacatgcaaggtttcCACGTGTGTGCAAAGCTAATTAGAACAGCGCTCACCAACACTCTATATCAACTGTATGATTCTATTAGAAATGTGTCAAacattaatatacagtatttcatccCCTGTAGCTAATCTTCATCACCGTCCAACAGTGTGTTTCCCTCACAGAGGAGCCGAACTGCAGCTGGACAGAAGTCAACTTCAGTAACATCAATTTCAGGACtcaataaaatgtgaaaataaaaacaatatatatcaaATAGGGATTAAAGCATCTTCATTTTCAACGTTAAACAGTCTTTGGGACTTCAGTCAGACACTTAATGTTTATagtaaatgaatataatgttgTCTGTGTAGTTACAGTATGGTGTGGACAGTTTTAAGTTTCAATGCTCATGAAGGAATGCATGGCTTTTATGTTGGTATTAGAGTAGCATGAAGTATAATGACCACATACCTGCAGAAATGTAGGAGATACACATTCATCGGGTCATTAAATGTTAGGGATAGTATCAGTTGTCTTGTCATTTGAGAACGATAATGGCATTAAAGTATTTCTTTTGGGTCAAACAATAACTCGGGGTTAGGGTAAGAGTGCAAAGACTgcctaaaatatttatatataaatgtaaacagCAACAATTTTTGGTTAAGTTTTCAGAAAGGACATCTAGATCATCAGATACCTGCAAATATATGTGACAAATTACTCTTAGCTTATATTATACACATAAATAATGTAGACTGTCATGTAGACTGAAGCACTTAATGTGGAGTCAACTGTATCATTTCTGTACaatgcatacatacagtaaGGCAAGTGGATGAGCGTGTAGCGCATGTCTGCGTGTTAGTGCTGAATGTGTGCCTCTGCTGTTTCTGTGCAGGTACTGCAGCGTTGGCTCTCAATGTGGGACACCTGCAGGATGGGCAGTAGGAGCAGAAATGCATTCTGGATGTAGTTGGTACTGTTGGAGCCCTGTGGATAAGGTGAAAAGCTTCAGCATCCTCACAGGAGTAAACATCTTCAAATCTTATGCATATTATGCCATCAGGTACATgaaaatgtctttaaaatatTATCTCTAAAGTTCTGTCACTTGAAATTGGGATTTCAGGGGGCAAAATGCAGAAGATTGAAGTTGAAACTTGTGTAACTAAACAATTCCTCATTGGATATCTTTACTGAGTTCCCTGGACTTTCCCATTGTTCTGAGTAGGGGTCTGTCAAATAAATTTTTTATGCAGCCCAAGAGAAACTACCAagtcaataataatcataaaagagAATTTAATAAGAGTTTGGCCTTATCAAATTAAGACATTGTGGAAACTTCAGCACTTTAggtgaatgtacagtatatactgtatctacAATATTGGAATTTTGTCTGTGTTTAAttagaaaaattaaattaatgacattttgttgCAGCCTTTTACCCTTTAGCCACAGAGAGGGTAGAAATTGGTCCCTTGTGTTTGTGACATGCATTTTATAGAAATGCTGAGATCCAGACTGCGTTTTGGCGGATTTAATTACACCAGCACTCAGCTTTCACAGCAATTAGAcggtacagtcgtcccttgccacTTTGCGGTTCCAACTTCCTGCTCTCATTCAATTGTGTTTTTCccaataatttattaatttcctCATCTCTTGCCTCCTCACATTTAAGGAGAGAGACTGCATTGGTTTTACAACTAGATGCTTCATAGaacctcttgtcagtcatacactCCCTTTGTGTCTCTGATGGAGGCGGGGCCTCTAGCATACACACCCATAGGCAAAAAGTGTAGCTTTGTGAGGAGTAGGGTAACGTagtagagggtggaattgaaccctggtctcctagctgtgaggtctgcgcgctaaccactcgaccacctgcACAACatattatcaataaatattatcataaaGATGCTTTATTTGTtctcaaaaaatgttgacaataatattgtttagcgTCAATGATTTTGTTTTGTGCATTGTTTTGTAACTCGTTTAAATTCAAGTTAGAGTTTGTTTGTCCAGCCATATTttacattgtatttttcttagaattaatgttaaaaccttGCCACGTCTCGTGGACACAATTTCAAGCTTGTCTCATGAGTTGGCTGTCTCATGACATCCTTACAAtgtacaggaagtgaccaaatatggttccataacatgaaaaatgataAAACGGCACACCTGTGATACAGTTTTGGCATTAAAAAGCCCCTTTGCCTTCCTTGTTTCCCCCTCAAATGATAATGGTTATTGCCACATTTAGCACTATACCTGCCATGtgattattttcatgtattaaAAAGTGAATGGAGTTCCATGTCTCACCTCCAGCAGCACACTGTCCACCATCGGATTGAGCTCCTCTGCTTTCCTCTGACACTGACAGTGACAACAGAGGGTGTGACTTCACCGCAGCCCTtccttttctatttttaaacagGGCTCACACTTACCCCGACGAGAAGCAGCGTGTCCGAGAACTTTTTGGCTAAACACTCCACTTCTTTACACATGGCGCATGTCAACCTGCAAGGACAGTGTAAGTCTTTGCAGGGCCTGCACAAGCgatgcgtacac from Doryrhamphus excisus isolate RoL2022-K1 chromosome 1, RoL_Dexc_1.0, whole genome shotgun sequence encodes the following:
- the LOC131135073 gene encoding uncharacterized protein LOC131135073 isoform X1: MCVYVCVCVDMTRATVAKLLILMILIVIICLPEFFTLNRVSKVTLACLPHVLCEQDSRRRKRENRRSGDDEVRRKRPCHPAHFTVDEKWCKDRDDDGNPTSEPRSVEDTHTRWYMCETQGNVAQLQRNNSHSAIFIEMSVELQLGDTKFLNLTLYGHSNTTELHLHSPEDDELERRDGEGHRVASYCCPPVPTTSAMSSHITCFLRLSNHTISITRAKETFPEDEWGGVFRVLWLVLLCVMLLTLTSAFLRYINRREKSKVRPLGYGFNGRQMKDGQKDTEINILNGRNLHSYESCPMRSGLSTIEEVQADEDVVESVPNGNVDQYGTANLHHRPTVCFPHRGAELQLDRSQLQ
- the LOC131135073 gene encoding uncharacterized protein LOC131135073 isoform X2, producing MCVYVCVCVDMTRATVAKLLILMILIVIICLPEFFTLNRVSKVTLACLPHVLCEQDSRRRKRENRRSGDDEVRRKRPCHPAHFTVDEKWCKDRDDDGNPTSEPRSVEDTHTRWYMCETQGNVAQLQRNNSHSAIFIEMSVELQLGDTKFLNLTLYGHSNTTELHLHSPEDDELERRDGEGHRVASYCCPPVPTTSAMSSHITCFLRLSNHTISITRAKETFPEEKSKVRPLGYGFNGRQMKDGQKDTEINILNGRNLHSYESCPMRSGLSTIEEVQADEDVVESVPNGNVDQYGTANLHHRPTVCFPHRGAELQLDRSQLQ
- the LOC131135073 gene encoding uncharacterized protein LOC131135073 isoform X3, with protein sequence MSKVTLACLPHVLCEQDSRRRKRENRRSGDDEVRRKRPCHPAHFTVDEKWCKDRDDDGNPTSEPRSVEDTHTRWYMCETQGNVAQLQRNNSHSAIFIEMSVELQLGDTKFLNLTLYGHSNTTELHLHSPEDDELERRDGEGHRVASYCCPPVPTTSAMSSHITCFLRLSNHTISITRAKETFPEDEWGGVFRVLWLVLLCVMLLTLTSAFLRYINRREKSKVRPLGYGFNGRQMKDGQKDTEINILNGRNLHSYESCPMRSGLSTIEEVQADEDVVESVPNGNVDQYGTANLHHRPTVCFPHRGAELQLDRSQLQ